A genomic segment from Diospyros lotus cultivar Yz01 chromosome 5, ASM1463336v1, whole genome shotgun sequence encodes:
- the LOC127802839 gene encoding transcription factor UNE10, producing the protein MSQCVPSWELDDDPAPLPRLSLRHHSTNSSSSLPADAPMLDYEVAELTWENGQLAMHGLGPPRAASKQLPANSLPAKYTWDKPRAGGTLESIVNQATFFPKGKPAACEELVPWFDDRQAAAASATMTMDALVPCSNGTQEPAASGHVLEGIGTCWVGCSTRVGSCSGATTTNNTLENNTGEAVKGARPANVPVGAAAPEWSSRDNSVSGSATYSRQMTLDTCERELGPCVFTSTSMGSPENTSSGKQGTKTTTTGDDHDSVCHSRPQTDTGGEEENKKANGKSSVSTKRSRAAAIHNQSERKRRDKINQRMKTLQKLVPNSSKTDKASMLDEVIEYLKQLQAQVQMMSRMNMSSIMMPMTLQQQLQLSMMAPMGMGMGMGMGIGMSVMDINSMSRPNLTGMHPVLHPTAFMPLAPWDGSGDRLSTPAATVIPDPMTTFLACQQPMTMDAYSRMAALYQQLHQPPSSVSKE; encoded by the exons ATGAGCCAGTGTGTTCCCAGCTGGGAACTCGACGATGATCCCGCCCCTCTTCCTCGCCTCTCTCTTCGCCACCACTCTACaaactcttcttcttcccttcccGCCGACGCTCCCAT GTTGGACTACGAGGTGGCGGAGCTGACCTGGGAAAATGGGCAGCTGGCCATGCACGGGCTAGGCCCGCCGCGAGCGGCGTCCAAGCAGCTGCCGGCCAATTCTTTGCCGGCGAAATACACTTGGGACAAGCCACGCGCCGGTGGGACCTTGGAGTCTATAGTAAACCAAGCCACTTTCTTCCCCAAGGGGAAGCCCGCCGCCTGCGAGGAGCTGGTGCCGTGGTTCGACGACAGGCAGGCTGCGGCGGCGTCGGCAACCATGACGATGGACGCGCTGGTGCCGTGCTCGAACGGGACGCAGGAACCGGCGGCATCAGGGCACGTGCTGGAGGGGATAGGCACGTGCTGGGTGGGGTGCTCCACGCGCGTGGGGTCGTGCAGCGGGGCCACCACCACCAACAACACACTGGAGAACAacaccggggaggcggtgaagGGTGCCAGGCCGGCGAATGTGCCGGTTGGGGCTGCGGCGCCGGAGTGGAGCAGCAGGGACAACAGCGTCAGTGGCAGCGCCACCTACAGCCGGCAGATGACGCTGGACACTTGCGAGAGGGAGTTGGGTCCGTGCGTCTTCACGTCTACTTCCATGGGGTCGCCGGAGAACACCAGCTCCGGCAAGCAGGGCACCAAGACCACCACCACCGGCGACGACCACGACTCCGTTTGTCACAGCCGACCCCAG ACAGACAccggaggagaagaagagaataagaaagcaAATGGAAAATCTTCAGTCTCAACCAAACGGAGTCGGGCAGCTGCTATTCACAATCAGTCCGAACGT AAAAGAAGAGATAAGATCAACCAAAGGATGAAGACATTGCAGAAACTGGTGCCTAATTCCAGTAAG aCTGATAAAGCTTCAATGCTGGACGAGGTGATAGAGTATCTAAAGCAACTGCAAGCTCAAGTTCAGATGATGAGCAGAATGAACATGTCGTCGATCATGATGCCGATGACCCTACAGCAACAGCTGCAGTTGTCGATGATGGCCCCGATGGGAATGGGAATGGGAATGGGTATGGGAATCGGAATGAGCGTCATGGATATAAACAGCATGAGCCGCCCCAACCTCACCGGAATGCACCCCGTCCTTCACCCCACCGCCTTCATGCCCCTGGCTCCATGGGACGGCTCCGGCGACCGATTGTCCACTCCGGCAGCCACAGTCATTCCGGACCCCATGACCACTTTCCTTGCATGCCAACAG CCTATGACGATGGATGCATACAGCAGAATGGCGGCATTGTATCAGCAACTGCACCAGCCTCCATCTTCTGTTTCTAAGGAATGA